In Papio anubis isolate 15944 chromosome 20, Panubis1.0, whole genome shotgun sequence, a single window of DNA contains:
- the EML2 gene encoding echinoderm microtubule-associated protein-like 2 isoform X2, which produces MLERRALLWQREAGPGGGDRARAGTGGAGGGCGGTMAERGPAFCGLYDTSSLLQYCNDDNLSGTSGMEVDDRVSALEQRLQLQEDELAVLKAALADALRRLRACEEQGAALRARGTPKGRAPPRLGTTASVCQLLKGLPTRTPLNGSGPPRRVGGYATSPSSPKKEATSGRSVRRYLSPERLASVRREDPRSRTTSSSSNCSAKKEGKTKEVIFSVEDGSVKMFLRGRPVPMLIPDELAPTYSLDTRSELPSCRLKLDWVYGYRGRDCRANLYLLPTGEIVYFVASVAVLYSVEEQRQRHYLGHNDDIKCLAIHPDMVTIATGQVAGTTKEGKPLPPHVRIWDSVSLSTLHVLGLGVFDRAVCCVGFSKSNGGNLLCAVDESNDHMLSVWDWAKETKVVDVKCSNEAVLVATFHPTDPTVLITCGKSHIYFWTLEGGSLSKRQGLFEKHEKPKYVLCVTFLEGGDVVTGDSGGNLYVWGKGGNRITQAVLGAHDGGVFGLCALRDGTLVSGGGRDRRVVLWGSDYSKLQEVEVPEDFGPVRTVAEGHRDTLYVGTTRNSILQGSVHTGFSLLVQGHVEELWGLATHPSQAQFVTCGQDKLVHLWSSESHQPLWSRIIEDPARSAGFHPSGSVLAVGTVTGRWLLLDTETHDLVAIHTDGNEQISVVKFSPDGAYLAVGSHDNLVYVYTVDQGGRKVSRLGKCSGHSSFITHLDWAQDSSCFVTNSGDYEILYWDPATCKQITSADAVRNMEWATATCVLGFGVFGIWSEGADGTDINAVARSHDGKLLASADDFGKVHLFSYPCCQPRALSHKYGGHSSHVTNVAFLWDDSMALTTGGKDTSVLQWRVV; this is translated from the exons ATGCTGGAACGAAGGGCGTTGCTATGGCAAcgggaggcagggcctggtggggggGACCGGGCCCGAGCTGGGACCGGGGGGGCCGGCGGTGGCTGTGGTGGGACGATGGCGGAGCGCGGCCCGGCCTTCTGCGGCCTGTACGACACGTCCTCGCTGCTGCAATACTGCAACG ATGACAATTTGTCGGGCACGAGCGGTATGGAAGTGGACGACCGCGTGTCGGCGCTGGAGCAGCGGCTGCAGTTACAGGAAGACGAGCTGGCGGTCCTAAAGGCGGCGCTGGCGGATGCTCTGCGTCGCCTGCGGGCGTGCGAAGAACAGGGAGCTGCGCTCCGCGCGCGGGGCACCCCCAAGGGCCGGGCGCCTCCGCGCTTAGGCACCACTGCCTCGG TGTGTCAGCTCTTGAAAGGCCTTCCCACCAGGACGCCCCTTAATGGCTCGGGACCCCCGCGGCGCGTGGGTGGCTATGCCACGTCCCCATCCTCTCCCAAGAAGGAGGCGACCTCCGGGCGCAG TGTCCGCCGCTACTTGTCACCAGAGCGCCTGGCCTCGGTGCGCCGCGAGGACCCCCGCAGCCGGACCACATCCTCCAGCAGCAACTGTAGCGCCAAAAAGGAAGG CAAAACCAAAGAAGTTATCTTCAGTGTGG AGGATGGCTCCGTGAAAATGTTCCTGAGGGGCCGCCCTGTGCCCATGCTGATCCCAGATGAGCTGGCACCCACCTACAGCCTGGACACACGCTCGGAGCTGCCTTCTTGCCGGCTCAAGCTGGACTGGGT CTATGGCTACCGTGGCCGAGACTGCCGGGCCAATCTTTATTTGCTGCCCACCGGGGAGATAGTGTACTTTGTGGCCTCCGTGGCTGTGCTATACAGCGTGGAGGAGCAGAGGCAGCGACACTACCTGGGACACAACGATGACATCAAATG CTTGGCCATCCACCCGGATATGGTCACCATCGCCACGGGACAAGTGGCGGGCACCACTAAGGAAGGGAAG CCGCTGCCACCCCACGTGCGcatctgggactcagtttccctcTCCACCTTACACGTGCTGGGCTTGGGGGTGTTTGACAGAGCCGTGTGCTGTGTAGGCTTCTCCAAATCT AATGGGGGCAACCTGCTGTGCGCAGTGGACGAATCCAATGATCACATGCTCTCGGTGTGGGACTGGGCCAAGGAGACCAAGGTGGTGGATGTTAAG tgCTCCAACGAGGCTGTATTGGTGGCCACCTTCCACCCCACGGACCCCACTGTGCTTATCACCTGCGGGAAATCTCACATCTACTTCTGGACCTTGGAGGGGGGCAGCTTGAGCAAGCGGCAAGGCCTCTTTGAG AAACATGAGAAACCGAAGTATGTGCTGTGTGTGACCTTTTTGGAAGGTGGCGACGTGGTCACGGGGGACTCTGGGGGGAACCTCTATGTTTGGGGCAAAG GTGGGAACCGTATCACACAGGCGGTGCTGGGCGCCCATGACGGTGGCGTGTTTGGGCTCTGCGCCCTGCGGGACGGGACGCTGGTGTCCGGAGGGGGCCGTGATCGGCGGGTGGTCCTCTGGGGTTCTGACTACAGCAAGCTGCAGGAAGTGGAG GTCCCCGAGGACTTTGGCCCTGTACGCACTGTGGCAGAGGGCCACAGAGACACACTGTACGTGGGGACCACCCGCAATTCCATCCTGCAGGGCTCCGTGCACACGGGCTTCTCGCTGCTGGTCCAG GGCCATGTGGAAGAGCTGTGGGGCCTGGCCACACACCCCAGTCAGGCCCAGTTTGTGACCTGCGGGCAGGATAAGCTGGTGCATCTGTGGAGCTCAGAGTCCCACCAGCCCCTGTGGAGCAGGATCATCGAG gACCCTGCCCGCTCAGCCGGCTTCCACCCCAGTGGCTCTGTCCTGGCTGTGGGTACAGTGACTGGCAG ATGGCTGCTGCTGGACACGGAGACCCATGACCTGGTGGCTATCCACACAGACGGCAATGAACAGATCTCAGTAGTCAAATTCTCCCCAG acGGGGCGTACCTGGCCGTGGGCTCCCACGACAACTTGGTGTACGTGTACACGGTGGACCAGGGCGGCCGCAAGGTCAGCCGCCTGGGCAAGTGCTCG GGCCATTCCAGTTTTATCACCCACCTGGATTGGGCCCAGGACAGCAGCTGCTTTGTCACCAACTCCGGGGACTATGAGATTCTGTACT GGGACCCGGCTACCTGTAAGCAGATCACCAGTGCAGATGCTGTGAGGAACATGGAATGGGCCACAGCTACTTGTGTCCTGGGGTTTGGGGTGTTTG GGATCTGGTCCGAGGGGGCGGATGGCACTGATATCAATGCTGTGGCCCGCTCCCATGATGGGAAGTTGCTGGCTTCAGCTGATGACTTTGGCAAAGTTCACCTGTTTAGTTACCCGTGCTGTCAGCCTCGA GCCCTCAGCCACAAGTACGGTGGACACAGCAGCCACGTGACAAATGTGGCCTTCTTGTGGGATGACAGCATGGCCCTGACCACGGGGGGCAAGGACACCAGTGTGCTACAGTGGCGGGTGGTCTGA
- the EML2 gene encoding echinoderm microtubule-associated protein-like 2 isoform X4 — MSLDDNLSGTSGMEVDDRVSALEQRLQLQEDELAVLKAALADALRRLRACEEQGAALRARGTPKGRAPPRLGTTASVCQLLKGLPTRTPLNGSGPPRRVGGYATSPSSPKKEATSGRSSVRRYLSPERLASVRREDPRSRTTSSSSNCSAKKEGKTKEVIFSVEDGSVKMFLRGRPVPMLIPDELAPTYSLDTRSELPSCRLKLDWVYGYRGRDCRANLYLLPTGEIVYFVASVAVLYSVEEQRQRHYLGHNDDIKCLAIHPDMVTIATGQVAGTTKEGKPLPPHVRIWDSVSLSTLHVLGLGVFDRAVCCVGFSKSNGGNLLCAVDESNDHMLSVWDWAKETKVVDVKCSNEAVLVATFHPTDPTVLITCGKSHIYFWTLEGGSLSKRQGLFEKHEKPKYVLCVTFLEGGDVVTGDSGGNLYVWGKGGNRITQAVLGAHDGGVFGLCALRDGTLVSGGGRDRRVVLWGSDYSKLQEVEVPEDFGPVRTVAEGHRDTLYVGTTRNSILQGSVHTGFSLLVQGHVEELWGLATHPSQAQFVTCGQDKLVHLWSSESHQPLWSRIIEDPARSAGFHPSGSVLAVGTVTGRWLLLDTETHDLVAIHTDGNEQISVVKFSPDGAYLAVGSHDNLVYVYTVDQGGRKVSRLGKCSGHSSFITHLDWAQDSSCFVTNSGDYEILYWDPATCKQITSADAVRNMEWATATCVLGFGVFGIWSEGADGTDINAVARSHDGKLLASADDFGKVHLFSYPCCQPRALSHKYGGHSSHVTNVAFLWDDSMALTTGGKDTSVLQWRVV, encoded by the exons ATGAGTCTGG ATGACAATTTGTCGGGCACGAGCGGTATGGAAGTGGACGACCGCGTGTCGGCGCTGGAGCAGCGGCTGCAGTTACAGGAAGACGAGCTGGCGGTCCTAAAGGCGGCGCTGGCGGATGCTCTGCGTCGCCTGCGGGCGTGCGAAGAACAGGGAGCTGCGCTCCGCGCGCGGGGCACCCCCAAGGGCCGGGCGCCTCCGCGCTTAGGCACCACTGCCTCGG TGTGTCAGCTCTTGAAAGGCCTTCCCACCAGGACGCCCCTTAATGGCTCGGGACCCCCGCGGCGCGTGGGTGGCTATGCCACGTCCCCATCCTCTCCCAAGAAGGAGGCGACCTCCGGGCGCAG CAGTGTCCGCCGCTACTTGTCACCAGAGCGCCTGGCCTCGGTGCGCCGCGAGGACCCCCGCAGCCGGACCACATCCTCCAGCAGCAACTGTAGCGCCAAAAAGGAAGG CAAAACCAAAGAAGTTATCTTCAGTGTGG AGGATGGCTCCGTGAAAATGTTCCTGAGGGGCCGCCCTGTGCCCATGCTGATCCCAGATGAGCTGGCACCCACCTACAGCCTGGACACACGCTCGGAGCTGCCTTCTTGCCGGCTCAAGCTGGACTGGGT CTATGGCTACCGTGGCCGAGACTGCCGGGCCAATCTTTATTTGCTGCCCACCGGGGAGATAGTGTACTTTGTGGCCTCCGTGGCTGTGCTATACAGCGTGGAGGAGCAGAGGCAGCGACACTACCTGGGACACAACGATGACATCAAATG CTTGGCCATCCACCCGGATATGGTCACCATCGCCACGGGACAAGTGGCGGGCACCACTAAGGAAGGGAAG CCGCTGCCACCCCACGTGCGcatctgggactcagtttccctcTCCACCTTACACGTGCTGGGCTTGGGGGTGTTTGACAGAGCCGTGTGCTGTGTAGGCTTCTCCAAATCT AATGGGGGCAACCTGCTGTGCGCAGTGGACGAATCCAATGATCACATGCTCTCGGTGTGGGACTGGGCCAAGGAGACCAAGGTGGTGGATGTTAAG tgCTCCAACGAGGCTGTATTGGTGGCCACCTTCCACCCCACGGACCCCACTGTGCTTATCACCTGCGGGAAATCTCACATCTACTTCTGGACCTTGGAGGGGGGCAGCTTGAGCAAGCGGCAAGGCCTCTTTGAG AAACATGAGAAACCGAAGTATGTGCTGTGTGTGACCTTTTTGGAAGGTGGCGACGTGGTCACGGGGGACTCTGGGGGGAACCTCTATGTTTGGGGCAAAG GTGGGAACCGTATCACACAGGCGGTGCTGGGCGCCCATGACGGTGGCGTGTTTGGGCTCTGCGCCCTGCGGGACGGGACGCTGGTGTCCGGAGGGGGCCGTGATCGGCGGGTGGTCCTCTGGGGTTCTGACTACAGCAAGCTGCAGGAAGTGGAG GTCCCCGAGGACTTTGGCCCTGTACGCACTGTGGCAGAGGGCCACAGAGACACACTGTACGTGGGGACCACCCGCAATTCCATCCTGCAGGGCTCCGTGCACACGGGCTTCTCGCTGCTGGTCCAG GGCCATGTGGAAGAGCTGTGGGGCCTGGCCACACACCCCAGTCAGGCCCAGTTTGTGACCTGCGGGCAGGATAAGCTGGTGCATCTGTGGAGCTCAGAGTCCCACCAGCCCCTGTGGAGCAGGATCATCGAG gACCCTGCCCGCTCAGCCGGCTTCCACCCCAGTGGCTCTGTCCTGGCTGTGGGTACAGTGACTGGCAG ATGGCTGCTGCTGGACACGGAGACCCATGACCTGGTGGCTATCCACACAGACGGCAATGAACAGATCTCAGTAGTCAAATTCTCCCCAG acGGGGCGTACCTGGCCGTGGGCTCCCACGACAACTTGGTGTACGTGTACACGGTGGACCAGGGCGGCCGCAAGGTCAGCCGCCTGGGCAAGTGCTCG GGCCATTCCAGTTTTATCACCCACCTGGATTGGGCCCAGGACAGCAGCTGCTTTGTCACCAACTCCGGGGACTATGAGATTCTGTACT GGGACCCGGCTACCTGTAAGCAGATCACCAGTGCAGATGCTGTGAGGAACATGGAATGGGCCACAGCTACTTGTGTCCTGGGGTTTGGGGTGTTTG GGATCTGGTCCGAGGGGGCGGATGGCACTGATATCAATGCTGTGGCCCGCTCCCATGATGGGAAGTTGCTGGCTTCAGCTGATGACTTTGGCAAAGTTCACCTGTTTAGTTACCCGTGCTGTCAGCCTCGA GCCCTCAGCCACAAGTACGGTGGACACAGCAGCCACGTGACAAATGTGGCCTTCTTGTGGGATGACAGCATGGCCCTGACCACGGGGGGCAAGGACACCAGTGTGCTACAGTGGCGGGTGGTCTGA
- the EML2 gene encoding echinoderm microtubule-associated protein-like 2 isoform X5 yields the protein MADDNLSGTSGMEVDDRVSALEQRLQLQEDELAVLKAALADALRRLRACEEQGAALRARGTPKGRAPPRLGTTASVCQLLKGLPTRTPLNGSGPPRRVGGYATSPSSPKKEATSGRSSVRRYLSPERLASVRREDPRSRTTSSSSNCSAKKEGKTKEVIFSVEDGSVKMFLRGRPVPMLIPDELAPTYSLDTRSELPSCRLKLDWVYGYRGRDCRANLYLLPTGEIVYFVASVAVLYSVEEQRQRHYLGHNDDIKCLAIHPDMVTIATGQVAGTTKEGKPLPPHVRIWDSVSLSTLHVLGLGVFDRAVCCVGFSKSNGGNLLCAVDESNDHMLSVWDWAKETKVVDVKCSNEAVLVATFHPTDPTVLITCGKSHIYFWTLEGGSLSKRQGLFEKHEKPKYVLCVTFLEGGDVVTGDSGGNLYVWGKGGNRITQAVLGAHDGGVFGLCALRDGTLVSGGGRDRRVVLWGSDYSKLQEVEVPEDFGPVRTVAEGHRDTLYVGTTRNSILQGSVHTGFSLLVQGHVEELWGLATHPSQAQFVTCGQDKLVHLWSSESHQPLWSRIIEDPARSAGFHPSGSVLAVGTVTGRWLLLDTETHDLVAIHTDGNEQISVVKFSPDGAYLAVGSHDNLVYVYTVDQGGRKVSRLGKCSGHSSFITHLDWAQDSSCFVTNSGDYEILYWDPATCKQITSADAVRNMEWATATCVLGFGVFGIWSEGADGTDINAVARSHDGKLLASADDFGKVHLFSYPCCQPRALSHKYGGHSSHVTNVAFLWDDSMALTTGGKDTSVLQWRVV from the exons ATGGCAG ATGACAATTTGTCGGGCACGAGCGGTATGGAAGTGGACGACCGCGTGTCGGCGCTGGAGCAGCGGCTGCAGTTACAGGAAGACGAGCTGGCGGTCCTAAAGGCGGCGCTGGCGGATGCTCTGCGTCGCCTGCGGGCGTGCGAAGAACAGGGAGCTGCGCTCCGCGCGCGGGGCACCCCCAAGGGCCGGGCGCCTCCGCGCTTAGGCACCACTGCCTCGG TGTGTCAGCTCTTGAAAGGCCTTCCCACCAGGACGCCCCTTAATGGCTCGGGACCCCCGCGGCGCGTGGGTGGCTATGCCACGTCCCCATCCTCTCCCAAGAAGGAGGCGACCTCCGGGCGCAG CAGTGTCCGCCGCTACTTGTCACCAGAGCGCCTGGCCTCGGTGCGCCGCGAGGACCCCCGCAGCCGGACCACATCCTCCAGCAGCAACTGTAGCGCCAAAAAGGAAGG CAAAACCAAAGAAGTTATCTTCAGTGTGG AGGATGGCTCCGTGAAAATGTTCCTGAGGGGCCGCCCTGTGCCCATGCTGATCCCAGATGAGCTGGCACCCACCTACAGCCTGGACACACGCTCGGAGCTGCCTTCTTGCCGGCTCAAGCTGGACTGGGT CTATGGCTACCGTGGCCGAGACTGCCGGGCCAATCTTTATTTGCTGCCCACCGGGGAGATAGTGTACTTTGTGGCCTCCGTGGCTGTGCTATACAGCGTGGAGGAGCAGAGGCAGCGACACTACCTGGGACACAACGATGACATCAAATG CTTGGCCATCCACCCGGATATGGTCACCATCGCCACGGGACAAGTGGCGGGCACCACTAAGGAAGGGAAG CCGCTGCCACCCCACGTGCGcatctgggactcagtttccctcTCCACCTTACACGTGCTGGGCTTGGGGGTGTTTGACAGAGCCGTGTGCTGTGTAGGCTTCTCCAAATCT AATGGGGGCAACCTGCTGTGCGCAGTGGACGAATCCAATGATCACATGCTCTCGGTGTGGGACTGGGCCAAGGAGACCAAGGTGGTGGATGTTAAG tgCTCCAACGAGGCTGTATTGGTGGCCACCTTCCACCCCACGGACCCCACTGTGCTTATCACCTGCGGGAAATCTCACATCTACTTCTGGACCTTGGAGGGGGGCAGCTTGAGCAAGCGGCAAGGCCTCTTTGAG AAACATGAGAAACCGAAGTATGTGCTGTGTGTGACCTTTTTGGAAGGTGGCGACGTGGTCACGGGGGACTCTGGGGGGAACCTCTATGTTTGGGGCAAAG GTGGGAACCGTATCACACAGGCGGTGCTGGGCGCCCATGACGGTGGCGTGTTTGGGCTCTGCGCCCTGCGGGACGGGACGCTGGTGTCCGGAGGGGGCCGTGATCGGCGGGTGGTCCTCTGGGGTTCTGACTACAGCAAGCTGCAGGAAGTGGAG GTCCCCGAGGACTTTGGCCCTGTACGCACTGTGGCAGAGGGCCACAGAGACACACTGTACGTGGGGACCACCCGCAATTCCATCCTGCAGGGCTCCGTGCACACGGGCTTCTCGCTGCTGGTCCAG GGCCATGTGGAAGAGCTGTGGGGCCTGGCCACACACCCCAGTCAGGCCCAGTTTGTGACCTGCGGGCAGGATAAGCTGGTGCATCTGTGGAGCTCAGAGTCCCACCAGCCCCTGTGGAGCAGGATCATCGAG gACCCTGCCCGCTCAGCCGGCTTCCACCCCAGTGGCTCTGTCCTGGCTGTGGGTACAGTGACTGGCAG ATGGCTGCTGCTGGACACGGAGACCCATGACCTGGTGGCTATCCACACAGACGGCAATGAACAGATCTCAGTAGTCAAATTCTCCCCAG acGGGGCGTACCTGGCCGTGGGCTCCCACGACAACTTGGTGTACGTGTACACGGTGGACCAGGGCGGCCGCAAGGTCAGCCGCCTGGGCAAGTGCTCG GGCCATTCCAGTTTTATCACCCACCTGGATTGGGCCCAGGACAGCAGCTGCTTTGTCACCAACTCCGGGGACTATGAGATTCTGTACT GGGACCCGGCTACCTGTAAGCAGATCACCAGTGCAGATGCTGTGAGGAACATGGAATGGGCCACAGCTACTTGTGTCCTGGGGTTTGGGGTGTTTG GGATCTGGTCCGAGGGGGCGGATGGCACTGATATCAATGCTGTGGCCCGCTCCCATGATGGGAAGTTGCTGGCTTCAGCTGATGACTTTGGCAAAGTTCACCTGTTTAGTTACCCGTGCTGTCAGCCTCGA GCCCTCAGCCACAAGTACGGTGGACACAGCAGCCACGTGACAAATGTGGCCTTCTTGTGGGATGACAGCATGGCCCTGACCACGGGGGGCAAGGACACCAGTGTGCTACAGTGGCGGGTGGTCTGA
- the EML2 gene encoding echinoderm microtubule-associated protein-like 2 isoform X1, with protein MLERRALLWQREAGPGGGDRARAGTGGAGGGCGGTMAERGPAFCGLYDTSSLLQYCNDDNLSGTSGMEVDDRVSALEQRLQLQEDELAVLKAALADALRRLRACEEQGAALRARGTPKGRAPPRLGTTASVCQLLKGLPTRTPLNGSGPPRRVGGYATSPSSPKKEATSGRSSVRRYLSPERLASVRREDPRSRTTSSSSNCSAKKEGKTKEVIFSVEDGSVKMFLRGRPVPMLIPDELAPTYSLDTRSELPSCRLKLDWVYGYRGRDCRANLYLLPTGEIVYFVASVAVLYSVEEQRQRHYLGHNDDIKCLAIHPDMVTIATGQVAGTTKEGKPLPPHVRIWDSVSLSTLHVLGLGVFDRAVCCVGFSKSNGGNLLCAVDESNDHMLSVWDWAKETKVVDVKCSNEAVLVATFHPTDPTVLITCGKSHIYFWTLEGGSLSKRQGLFEKHEKPKYVLCVTFLEGGDVVTGDSGGNLYVWGKGGNRITQAVLGAHDGGVFGLCALRDGTLVSGGGRDRRVVLWGSDYSKLQEVEVPEDFGPVRTVAEGHRDTLYVGTTRNSILQGSVHTGFSLLVQGHVEELWGLATHPSQAQFVTCGQDKLVHLWSSESHQPLWSRIIEDPARSAGFHPSGSVLAVGTVTGRWLLLDTETHDLVAIHTDGNEQISVVKFSPDGAYLAVGSHDNLVYVYTVDQGGRKVSRLGKCSGHSSFITHLDWAQDSSCFVTNSGDYEILYWDPATCKQITSADAVRNMEWATATCVLGFGVFGIWSEGADGTDINAVARSHDGKLLASADDFGKVHLFSYPCCQPRALSHKYGGHSSHVTNVAFLWDDSMALTTGGKDTSVLQWRVV; from the exons ATGCTGGAACGAAGGGCGTTGCTATGGCAAcgggaggcagggcctggtggggggGACCGGGCCCGAGCTGGGACCGGGGGGGCCGGCGGTGGCTGTGGTGGGACGATGGCGGAGCGCGGCCCGGCCTTCTGCGGCCTGTACGACACGTCCTCGCTGCTGCAATACTGCAACG ATGACAATTTGTCGGGCACGAGCGGTATGGAAGTGGACGACCGCGTGTCGGCGCTGGAGCAGCGGCTGCAGTTACAGGAAGACGAGCTGGCGGTCCTAAAGGCGGCGCTGGCGGATGCTCTGCGTCGCCTGCGGGCGTGCGAAGAACAGGGAGCTGCGCTCCGCGCGCGGGGCACCCCCAAGGGCCGGGCGCCTCCGCGCTTAGGCACCACTGCCTCGG TGTGTCAGCTCTTGAAAGGCCTTCCCACCAGGACGCCCCTTAATGGCTCGGGACCCCCGCGGCGCGTGGGTGGCTATGCCACGTCCCCATCCTCTCCCAAGAAGGAGGCGACCTCCGGGCGCAG CAGTGTCCGCCGCTACTTGTCACCAGAGCGCCTGGCCTCGGTGCGCCGCGAGGACCCCCGCAGCCGGACCACATCCTCCAGCAGCAACTGTAGCGCCAAAAAGGAAGG CAAAACCAAAGAAGTTATCTTCAGTGTGG AGGATGGCTCCGTGAAAATGTTCCTGAGGGGCCGCCCTGTGCCCATGCTGATCCCAGATGAGCTGGCACCCACCTACAGCCTGGACACACGCTCGGAGCTGCCTTCTTGCCGGCTCAAGCTGGACTGGGT CTATGGCTACCGTGGCCGAGACTGCCGGGCCAATCTTTATTTGCTGCCCACCGGGGAGATAGTGTACTTTGTGGCCTCCGTGGCTGTGCTATACAGCGTGGAGGAGCAGAGGCAGCGACACTACCTGGGACACAACGATGACATCAAATG CTTGGCCATCCACCCGGATATGGTCACCATCGCCACGGGACAAGTGGCGGGCACCACTAAGGAAGGGAAG CCGCTGCCACCCCACGTGCGcatctgggactcagtttccctcTCCACCTTACACGTGCTGGGCTTGGGGGTGTTTGACAGAGCCGTGTGCTGTGTAGGCTTCTCCAAATCT AATGGGGGCAACCTGCTGTGCGCAGTGGACGAATCCAATGATCACATGCTCTCGGTGTGGGACTGGGCCAAGGAGACCAAGGTGGTGGATGTTAAG tgCTCCAACGAGGCTGTATTGGTGGCCACCTTCCACCCCACGGACCCCACTGTGCTTATCACCTGCGGGAAATCTCACATCTACTTCTGGACCTTGGAGGGGGGCAGCTTGAGCAAGCGGCAAGGCCTCTTTGAG AAACATGAGAAACCGAAGTATGTGCTGTGTGTGACCTTTTTGGAAGGTGGCGACGTGGTCACGGGGGACTCTGGGGGGAACCTCTATGTTTGGGGCAAAG GTGGGAACCGTATCACACAGGCGGTGCTGGGCGCCCATGACGGTGGCGTGTTTGGGCTCTGCGCCCTGCGGGACGGGACGCTGGTGTCCGGAGGGGGCCGTGATCGGCGGGTGGTCCTCTGGGGTTCTGACTACAGCAAGCTGCAGGAAGTGGAG GTCCCCGAGGACTTTGGCCCTGTACGCACTGTGGCAGAGGGCCACAGAGACACACTGTACGTGGGGACCACCCGCAATTCCATCCTGCAGGGCTCCGTGCACACGGGCTTCTCGCTGCTGGTCCAG GGCCATGTGGAAGAGCTGTGGGGCCTGGCCACACACCCCAGTCAGGCCCAGTTTGTGACCTGCGGGCAGGATAAGCTGGTGCATCTGTGGAGCTCAGAGTCCCACCAGCCCCTGTGGAGCAGGATCATCGAG gACCCTGCCCGCTCAGCCGGCTTCCACCCCAGTGGCTCTGTCCTGGCTGTGGGTACAGTGACTGGCAG ATGGCTGCTGCTGGACACGGAGACCCATGACCTGGTGGCTATCCACACAGACGGCAATGAACAGATCTCAGTAGTCAAATTCTCCCCAG acGGGGCGTACCTGGCCGTGGGCTCCCACGACAACTTGGTGTACGTGTACACGGTGGACCAGGGCGGCCGCAAGGTCAGCCGCCTGGGCAAGTGCTCG GGCCATTCCAGTTTTATCACCCACCTGGATTGGGCCCAGGACAGCAGCTGCTTTGTCACCAACTCCGGGGACTATGAGATTCTGTACT GGGACCCGGCTACCTGTAAGCAGATCACCAGTGCAGATGCTGTGAGGAACATGGAATGGGCCACAGCTACTTGTGTCCTGGGGTTTGGGGTGTTTG GGATCTGGTCCGAGGGGGCGGATGGCACTGATATCAATGCTGTGGCCCGCTCCCATGATGGGAAGTTGCTGGCTTCAGCTGATGACTTTGGCAAAGTTCACCTGTTTAGTTACCCGTGCTGTCAGCCTCGA GCCCTCAGCCACAAGTACGGTGGACACAGCAGCCACGTGACAAATGTGGCCTTCTTGTGGGATGACAGCATGGCCCTGACCACGGGGGGCAAGGACACCAGTGTGCTACAGTGGCGGGTGGTCTGA